The Haematobia irritans isolate KBUSLIRL chromosome 1, ASM5000362v1, whole genome shotgun sequence DNA segment tggagaagcaaaattcatccgacctgcttgaaatttggtacgtggtggaagtatatgatatttaacaaacatgccaaaagtggtccatatcagtccataatcatacatagcctcatataaaccgatcccacgatttggcttgcggagcctctaagagaagcaaatttcatccgagtgagttgaaatttggtacattgtgctagtaaattaacaaccatgcctaactagttccatatcggtctatagttatatatggccctcagataaatcgatccccaatcacacaaaaattggtccatatcaagttcataattgtatatagcctccatataagcgacccccatatttcaattctggctctctacgtaccgtgcaaaaagtccatatcgattccaaattatttgtagacttaactatacataacttttttgtctaatatataccacgtatggactaactcacaatttagaaaacgatgttaagaagttttaagataccacaacccaagtaattcgattgtggatgttagtctttcatagaagtttctacgcaatccatggtggagggtacataagattcggcctggccgaacttacggccgtatatacttgttttttactaacattgtgtttcatcccagggcgttagccgatttaaattttaattctagagtttttgtagatgtacaaaaaattgtttccattaaaagtatttgtatcaggaaatgcaaacctttatatagctcccagcaaattttaagtagttgagatggtaacacaaatgtttgtttacatagtggtgaaggatataatatagtcggctccgcccgactttagactttacttacttgttttatatccaATTATGAGTTTTTGTGTGGTGTTtgttaacactagtttacactgaaaatgtacatttgatgactattattatgtattttgacctgctgaattcgaaaatgaaggttaaacatttttttatggaaccgtTATAActcgagctagaaatgtccgattgttTGTACTTGAATACAAGGCattgagatgacgaacaaacgtgtataattggatctgtgataagttaagtggttcaaaatatgtcaatgaaaatagggcgaattttcaaaacaatcttGTTTTACAATGACTTTATACATAAAATACTACGAGATttgcaattttatgaaaatcggacaaaaactactgcccttggagtaaaattgggagatcggtctatatgtgggctataccaacacatggggTGATTAACCTTATTTCCgttacacctatttgtgatcttaaaatacttctagattttaaattttgggcaAAACGGATACAAAGTACCTTTTCTAGaagcacaaaaaataaaatcggaagatcggtctataagggctATACCAGCACATGAACCGATAACCATCATTTtcttcacacctatttgtggtcgtaaaatacctctGTATTTAAAGTTTAAGGTaaatttggatagaaaatatggtttctagaaacccgagaagtaaaatcgggatatcggtttatatgggtgctatataaatacatggaccgataggcaccattttcagcacctctagatttccaatttcagggaaatagggtagaaactatggtttctaggagcaaaagaagtaaaattgggagatcggtctataatggggctataccaaaacatggaccgatacacaccattttcagcacacctacttttggtccaaaatacctttagatttaaatCCGATAGAaagtacagtttctagaagcccaagaagtaaaatcgggagatcggtctatatagggggctataccaaaacgtcatcaatcacttttattttatcattaaatagttCATAATTACAAAGCTGTGGCCGAAGTTTCACAAAGATATGTTACCTatactggaagtatttttggccgcTAACTCCATACAGCACCGACCACTGTGCGTTGTGATCAGCGTGACTTACGACTCACATagtagtcacgacaatttcgtgtcacgtgcacacctctaatataaaaGGGTTTTTATGCATGTGACCTTggtagtcaccgtggtgcaatggttagcatacattcctgcttcgaccgaacaccaaacagtttttcagcggtggattatcccacctcagtaatgttagtcacatttctgagtgtttcaaagcttctgtatgtggtttcactgccatgtggaatgccgttcgggctcggctataaaaaggaggtcccttgtcatttaggttaacatcgaatcgggcagcactcagtaataagagagaagttcaccactgtggtatcacaatagactgaatagtgaaagtgagccttatacatcgggctgccacctaacctaaccatacatgagacttttttaaaaattataacacaAACTTTGAAAGTTTCTAGTATGATGATGTGGAAGGCATATCTGTAGTGTTGGGGAGGAATTTCgaatgattgaagacaaaaaatattttttttctgttttccttcaaacccacttgtccatccaatgtctcactgttgggaattagtgtTTCAAGTTCCTTGTACCGGCCTTAAGATAGCAGAAATCGAATagtttataattataaatttcaaAGCCGGCTTTTTGATTGTTACGGTGTTACTTTACAAGAAATCGTCTTCGATTTTTTTGGACATAAAACCTTTCTGGAATATAACTCACCTTCATATACAAATGATCAAACAAATAATCCATTGTACGCTTCAAAGTCTGAACACAAAAATCCGTATGGAATTCTCTACTATCAAGACGAGGATCCATTTCATAGAGAAATTTAAGCGATAAGTAATTGGCTACAGCTGTTGCATGTTCTTGGCTTATCTTCTCAAAGTGATGATAGAAATAGTCGCATGGCCTATAAATGACACTCACATTCTCTTGTACACCCCCAGGCCATGCTATTTGATAATACGCCCTCATTTGAACAACTAAAGCATTATATTCTTCCAAATTCACTGTGTCCGATAGTACGAAACATTCAGAGTCATCCTCTTCAAAATCTTCGACAATTTTCAAGGTcgcatttaaaaattcaaatatgtcGCCAATGATTCTAGTTCGCTGCTCTGCAGGCACATCATATATTGCGAGAATGTCATCCATACGCTTCCAATTGGATTTATATGCATTCGAGGAACTATTTCGTATATTGTCATAGTGAAGTTCAATGTCAAATCCAAAATTGGGAATTTCAAAATAGGGATTGAATGGATATTGGGATGTGATTTTCTCTTTAATTAGGCTTTTCAAACCGAAATTGCTCATGTGGGCGCTCATCTTAATCCAACTGAATTCGGAGGCATTCCATGTGGAGTCAATCGCTGGGAAACCTCCAATCTTCTTAATGACATCCAAATAGACTTGTGATTTTCGCATAGGATGGATTTCACTTTCAAGGCAAttattgtagaattttttggCTTTTTCGAAATCTTCAGCATATGTGGGATCTatatcgtttatatggggtctctcCAAGATTTCTTTGGCTATATCTGCTAGTTTGTAGACAATATCAATTAGATTATTGCGCTTGTGGTGACTTTGTCGAGGTTTGATGACACTCTTCCAGTTACCACAGGCATATTCATAGAAATCATCGCATGGATCCATGGAACGGTTCATATATGACAACATTAGATTACCATATTGGGCACGATAATATTTCTCTTCCTTATCACCACCAATTGAGTTTGCAACATCATTCACATCGATGTTATCAGTCAGGATTGCATTCTTTTTTAAATCTGGGCCACTAATGGCTAGAGTTGTAGATAGCGCCGGCGTCGGTGTTGAGGGCTTCAATGTAGTTGGCGTCAATGTCAAATCTAACGCGGGCAGTGGCGTCGATGTTGGCTTTGCCGTGCAAACACTCATTAACGATGTGAATGTTAGTAGTACCGCTATTCTTTGCTTCATATTTGAATTCTAACCGGATTCACACTTTTGGACATTAAGTCTGATTTATCTTttcttctttagtaaattttcaatgtaattTTTGCTAATTTCATTTAATCACTCATCTACGCtggatttcatttaattttatatttatatcagCTTCATTTCGAGTGTCGTTTCTTGTATTGTTGGCCGTTTGATCAACTAAAGCGCTCAACGTGTACTGATTCATTTGAGAGGTTTATTTGAAGAACAATTTTACTAATCTATTAATTGACTTTAATCTCATCTCAATTACTAAGAgtaaaatcaaatattaattttgttttcctcAAAACTACTGCATTCACTATGGGGTGGATCGAAGATAAATGTCgcatctacacgcaaagaaaaaacaaaaacgattcGAATACGTGTACCaagaacgtttttcttttgttagagttttttgaatttctgacttttatcaccaaaaattttttaatgttacaaaatttttatgtttgcaataaaaaaacatttttgatccaAAAGAACAGTCCATGTCGATTATATCAAacaatgttcttttctgaccttaattctttaataagacacactttGAAGTTccatagtaaaaatgtaatacgtgtatagtagtatgtaatgtcgaacatcttttAGGAATCTTCCgagcatttttggaatatatgtaaaaaaaaaaatttggtgttccaagcagggatcgaacccacgaaacTTTGTGTGCGAgacgggcatgcttaccattgATCCACGGTAGCCAACTAAATTAATGTTCCTGTCaaataagacttattttgaggatttagcatctttggtttaaagtatcTTTGAAAATAACAAGTATCCATTATAtattggatttttatacccttcaccactactgtggtacagggtataataagtttgtccatttgtatgtaacgccaagaaggaaaagtctgagacccatcgtttagtataccgatcgtcttagaattaaattctgagtcgatttagcgatgtccgtctgtctgtccgtctgtctgtctgttgatgtatttttgtgtgcaaagtacagctcgcagttttactccgattgttctaaaatttggattttggaaaaaaatcggttcagatttagatatagctgccatatatatttttcaccgatctggtcataattggcgtgtatatcaaccgatcttcctcaaattccgtacatccgaatattttatgagtctcgaaaaacttgcaaaatatcagccaaatcggttcagatttagatatagctcccatatatagctttcgcccgatttacactcatttgccaacagaggccaattttttcctcccatttagttgaaattttgcacagggagtagaattagcattgtagctatgcgtgtcaaatttgattgaaatcggttcagatttagatatatctcccatatatagctttcgcccgatttacactcatatgaccacagaggccaattttttgctccgatttagttgaaattttgcacagggagtagaattagcattgtagctatgcgtgccaaatttggttgaaatccgttcagatttagatatatctcccatatatagctttcgcccgatttacactcatatgaccacagaggccaattttttgctccgatt contains these protein-coding regions:
- the LOC142221799 gene encoding neprilysin-2-like is translated as MKQRIAVLLTFTSLMSVCTAKPTSTPLPALDLTLTPTTLKPSTPTPALSTTLAISGPDLKKNAILTDNIDVNDVANSIGGDKEEKYYRAQYGNLMLSYMNRSMDPCDDFYEYACGNWKSVIKPRQSHHKRNNLIDIVYKLADIAKEILERPHINDIDPTYAEDFEKAKKFYNNCLESEIHPMRKSQVYLDVIKKIGGFPAIDSTWNASEFSWIKMSAHMSNFGLKSLIKEKITSQYPFNPYFEIPNFGFDIELHYDNIRNSSSNAYKSNWKRMDDILAIYDVPAEQRTRIIGDIFEFLNATLKIVEDFEEDDSECFVLSDTVNLEEYNALVVQMRAYYQIAWPGGVQENVSVIYRPCDYFYHHFEKISQEHATAVANYLSLKFLYEMDPRLDSREFHTDFCVQTLKRTMDYLFDHLYMKIYFNQDIRDDVQKMIKDIRQALHTILIEADWLDEATREAAILKESSMTEYVGRYEDANMTTRLLRELKNLEFVEGNFDQNMLNMKRFKQSMTRYNGVHYQELSNATKPLDLLLGMQVNAFYYNIDNTIIVTAGILHPPAFHKSWPNVLKYATLGYFVGHEFTHGFDSVGAFYDGSGKRNYWWSEKSGKVFDDRSQCYVDHYQNYLIPEIKRNINGNNTKDENIADGGGLRIAYMAYQRYIKSISQDSKTTNILKDEQMPGMDLTPEQLFFLGTAQVWCSSYKEAHYWEELSDEHTIDKYRVLGLFANNEHFAKAYNCPKGSRMHSSDDKCLIW